Within Meiothermus sp. Pnk-1, the genomic segment TTTGAGCACTTCCAGGTTGTGCCCGGCGATGGGGTAGATGTACCACATCACCAACATCACCAGTAGCCAGGAAGCCCCTACCCGTAAGGCCAGGCGCTGGGTGGAGGTGCGCAGCTGGGGTAGAGGCTGGCGGCGCATCCCCAAAAGGAGCAGGGCGAAGATCAAGGCCACGGTGGAAGCCACGATGAAGCTCGAGCCGAAAAAGACGTTGAGCGTCGCTAGGCTAAAGGCCACCAGATAATAGACCGCCACCCAAGCTGCGAAGAGCCCCCAGTTGCGGGCTTGCGCTTCCATGAAGCCCTTCAGCAGGCTGAGCGAGGCCAGCAGGGTGAGGGCGACCGTGATCTTCTCGTGGTTGCCGCGGGAGACGGTAAATACCAGCTCTGGCACCAGAAACAGCGTCGAAGCAGCGATCAGGCCCAGCCGATCCGAGCCCAGCCAGCGGCGGAAGGCGGCAAAGCCGAAAATCCCCAGGAACACATTACCCAGGACGGGCAAATAGATCTGCGTCAATTCGCCGATGGGCCGCCCGGTGAAATAGGAGAGCATGTTGACCCAGGTGGCGTAGGCGTACCCATGCGGGTATGCCCCGGCGTAATCGATCCTGCCCTCGAGCTGCATGCGGGCGATGATTCCGGCGAAGGCCACCCCGTCGATCTCGCCCCAGCGACCGCCGTAACGCAGCACAAAGTACAAACCGAAGCAAAGCCCAACCCCTGCGATCAACCAGAACGCCGAGAGCTGGCTCTCTTGTCGGGGGTGGGGCCGGGCCTTAGCGGAAGGGGCTGGCTGGATATCTCTGCGGCTAGGGGTCATTGCGGCCTCCGGTTCATACCCATCTCCACGCGCGCCATAGGCCCACAAGCCCTGCGGCGAGGAGCGCCGCTAGCAGGATCAGGGCCATCGGATTCGTGCCAAACTCTTGTCGTATACCCTCTCGCTGGCTAGGGATGATGAAGACCGGGGCGAGCTCGAGGGTAATTTTCCCCAGCACCAGCCTAACCGGCTGGTAACCCCTCCCGCTGGGGGAGAAGGCCAACTCTTCAGACCACCGGCCCGCCCCCGGGACGCTGAGTTCGCTCCAGGCTTTTACCAGCTCGTTGCCCACCCACAGCTCGGCGGGTCCTGCGTAGTCGAGGCTGCCCTGGTTCTCCAGGCTTAGCCGGAACCAGGCTGGCTCAAACTGCCGGACATCTTTGGCCTCGAGCCTGCCCTGGAGCTTAGGAGTCTCCGCTTGGCGGCGGCTCCAGGTGCGGCTGGCCGCGTCATAGCGCAGCAGGTGGGCTCCGGCGGGAAGGCTGGGTAAGCCCAGGGCCGCACCCACCGGACGGGGTGTACTGAGCACCATCTGAAAGCCACCGGGGATTGCCTTGACCTGACTGAGCTGGGCCCCCGGCAAGTTCAGGCTAGGGCCAGGAAAAGCCTGCAACCAGGCCCGCAGGTTGCGCGGGTCGCGTCCCGCGTAGGGGGCGAGGCGCTGGCGGAAGGCCTGCCAGCTCTCCCGGTCGGCGGGGGGCTCGAGGGTGAAGGCTTGGAGCTGGTAGCTGGCCTGCCGTAGCTCTACCCCGTCAGGACCGGTATAGAGCAGGTAGCCGCCCATAGCGTATAGAGCTTGTTCGGGCTTGCCGGGGTAAGCCCGGGGCGGGCCATCTTCGGCGGGGGATTTCGCGCCTGGGGCCGAAGGCGGAGGGGGGGTAGGAGGCGCTGAAGCCGGGCGCTCCAGGATCCAGCTATCTACATTGGGCCCGGCCTGGAGGCTTTGGGTGCGGAGTACCCGGCCATCCCCTAGGTTCCACAAGCCCCCCTGGGCCCAGCGCAGGTGGACGCGCTGGTCAATCGGGCTCAGGTAAAGCTGGGGAACGCGGAAGTAGCTTGCGCTGTACTCGCCCCTAAATCCTGGAGGGAGGGCCCGGTCGGAGGTGCGCACCAGCGAATCGTCCTTGGGTAGGTAAGGGGATTCGAGTTCCGCGATGGGGGCATCGCTGGTGCCGGAGAGCCAGTTCCAGTGCTCGCTGGCCTGGGCGCTGTAGAAGTAGATGCCTTCCGAGCCGGGGTAGCCCTGGGTGGCTTCGACGAAAGTGACCATGGGCCAGCGCTGGCCCACCACGAAGCGGGTCAGGTGGGCCGGGGAGGGAGCGTTAAACTTCTGCCCACCGATTTGGTAGGTCTCCTGGTAGGGATAAAAGCCCGCCAGATGCAGCCCGTAGCGCCAAACGGTGGGGTTATCGGTTTTCCAGGAGTAACGGAAGGTGGTGCGCTCGAGGTTGTAGGGTTCAGGACCAAAAGGTACCCCCGCGGGAAAACGGCTTCCGCGCACGACTAACTGGGCATAGCGGGTGGCCGGGTCGAAGTTATAGAACACAAAGGGCGACTCAAAGGATACCTGGGGTGGGTAGGTGCTGGAGTTGATGGCGTACATGCCGCCGTTTTGAAAGCCGGGGAAGGGGTTCAAGCGAAAGGTATAGTCGCGCAGGTCCAAGTAGAGGGGGTTGGGGTTTCGCTCGAACCAGTCGGGGGATTCCCGTCCGATGCCTAGAAAAGGGAAGTTGGGCATGATCGAGGGGGCTACCTTGAAGGGCAGCTCGGGTTGAGCCCGCAGATTGGCGCCAAAGCGCTCGCAGCCGCGGGTGGTCTGGTAGGGGTCGGCCTCGGGGCGGCGGCGGTTGGTCTGCCACAGGGGGTCCCCCCGGGCATCGGTGCCTACGGTGATTTCGATGTCGATTTGGCCATCCGGGTCTACGCGTTGGTCGCAGTCTAGGCCGTCCTCGAGTACCGTGAGCCGGTAGTTGGGCTTGCCGTTCACCAGCCAGCCTCCGCTTTGGGGGCGCAGGACGAGGACGGGGTAGGTGGGGTCGGTCAGCTCGAGGCGGTTTCCTTCCAGGTTGAAGGCGATGGGCAGGGCCCCCCAGGACCGTAGGTAGAGCCGAGCCTCCGGAGTGTCGCCGCCATGGGAAAAAACCAGCGCCATGCGGAAGTTTTGGGGGTTCTCAAAGGCGAAGATATACGCGTCGGTCTCGGTGTTGCCCCAGCGCCACCAAGGTTGGCGGCGCACGTCCGCGGGGATGGGGTTGGGGCTTACCACCGTCACCCAAGCCGGAACCCCGGCGATGGTTCCTCGCCAAGTAGCGCTTTCGGTTAGGCCGATCGAGGCAAGGCTCAAGGCCAGCCACACGAGGAGGTGGGCGTGTTTCATCGGTATCCCCCAAAGAGGTAAAACAAAGGTGGGAGGGCTTCTTGTAGGGTCCGGGTGGTGAGGCTGGGGTCGTTGGCCAAAGCGGTGATGATGGCCAGGTTCTCCTGGTTCCAACGCCGCAGAAAAGTCGTGCTGATCCTCATGCCAGGCTCGACCCCGACGGCTTCCAAAACCAAATACCAAAGCTGGGCCCGGACGCTCTTAGGCATGGGCAACCGGCTTATCGTTCGGGCGATCGCGACGTCCCAGCGTAGCTTGGGGCTCTCGCGGGCGGCGCGTTCCAGGTAGGGCTGGGCCTTGGCTGGCTCCTTGGCTTCCAGGTACAAAAAACCGATCGCCGCCAGGCGGCCCACCACGGCCTGGTGGCGGTAGGGCTCGAGGTCGGGCGGCGTACTCGGGGGGAGCTTGTCCTGGAACATGGCGACCTCCTCGATCATGCGCGGCAGGATGTGCTTGGGGATGGTGTGCGACTCGGGGTGCTCCCGAAAGTAAGCCAGCGGGCGGGGCAGGTAGTAGGCTTGAGCCCCTCGCCCTAGCAGCTCCAGCCACAGCTCGTAATCGGACACAAACACGTAGTCCGGGTCAAACAGGAAGGGATGGGGGTAAAAGCGCTGGAAGAGGCCTCGCCGCACCAGGGTGGTTTGCACCATGATGTAGTTGTTCAGATACAGCTCGCGCAGGCCGCGGTGCAGCCCTGGGGGGGGCAGGTGCCGGAAGATGCTGAGGTAGGGTACTGGCCCGTCGTCCTTCACCTTGTAGCCATCGGCGTGCACAAAGGTGGCCTGGGGGTTTTGCTCGGCGGTAGCAACCAAGACCTCCAGCGTTTCCGGCATCCACCAGTCATCGGATGGAAGGATGATGAAATAGCGGCTTTCGGGGTGAGCGTTTTGCAGGCAGCGGGTATAGTTGGCGGCCAGGCCCAGGTTTTGAGGGTTTCGGAACACCCGCACCCTTGGGTCTTTATGGACGTAAGCTTCGGCTATGGCGTGGGTCTGGTCGGGGGAGTGGTCATCGGTGATGACCAGCTCAAAATCCTCAAAGCGCTGCGCCAACACGCTCTCGATGGCCTGGGCGATGTAGCTTTGGTGTTTGTAGGTGGGCATCAAAACGCTGACCGATGGACCCGCCATACCCCCTCCTACAACAGGCCGACGACGGAGCGCAGGGCACGCTGCCCGAACTTATAGGTGAGCATGGTCAGGCAGCGGGTAAACAGGTAGGGCCGCCCCAATTGGGCAATCTCCCGGCAGTGCCTCAGGGCCTGGCCAAACTGCCCTCCGCTACCGGCCTGGGCGGCGGCCAGGTGGTAGGCGTGGGCGAGGTTGTTGCGGCGGTTCTCGGAGAGCAGCCGCGCCTTGGGAAAGCCGCTGCGCTCGGCTACCTCGATGGCGTGCCGGTAAGCGCCGATGGC encodes:
- a CDS encoding glycosyltransferase encodes the protein MAGPSVSVLMPTYKHQSYIAQAIESVLAQRFEDFELVITDDHSPDQTHAIAEAYVHKDPRVRVFRNPQNLGLAANYTRCLQNAHPESRYFIILPSDDWWMPETLEVLVATAEQNPQATFVHADGYKVKDDGPVPYLSIFRHLPPPGLHRGLRELYLNNYIMVQTTLVRRGLFQRFYPHPFLFDPDYVFVSDYELWLELLGRGAQAYYLPRPLAYFREHPESHTIPKHILPRMIEEVAMFQDKLPPSTPPDLEPYRHQAVVGRLAAIGFLYLEAKEPAKAQPYLERAARESPKLRWDVAIARTISRLPMPKSVRAQLWYLVLEAVGVEPGMRISTTFLRRWNQENLAIITALANDPSLTTRTLQEALPPLFYLFGGYR